In the genome of Nonomuraea sp. NBC_00507, the window GCTCCACCAGATTGGCGATGAGGCGGCGGCCGGAGACGGCGGGGAACCCGGCGATGTCGTAGATCTCCTTCTCCGGGTACATGGCGCTGACCTGGCCGCCGACCTGGCTGAGTGAGTCGACGACCGCGGTGCGCAACCCGCGCACCCCGGCGTAGTAGGCGCCGAACAGGCCGACCGGGCCCGCCCCGACGATCAGCACATCGACGTCGAGCACGCTCATCCGCGTACCTCCCGGTGGACGAGGAGCTCGCGGACCTTGAACCGCTGGATCTTGCCGGTCGCCGTCTTGGGCAGCTGATCGAGGAAGACCACGTGCCGGGGGCGCTTGAACGAGGCCAGCCCGTCACGGCACCACTGGACGAGCTCCTCGGCGGTGACCCCTCCCCTGGTGACGACGCACGCCACCGGCTTGTCGAGCCCGTTCTCGTCCGCCACGCCCACCACGGCCGCCTCCGCGACCTGCGGGTGCTCGAGCAGGCGGCTCTCGACCTCGGTCGGCGAGACCCAGATGCCGCCCGCCTTGAGCAGGTCGTTGCTGCGGCCCAGGCAGGTGTAGTAGCCGTCCGGGGACCGCACGTACGTGTCGCCGGTGTTGAGCCACTCGCCCGCGAACACGGTGCGGCTGGCGTCGGTGCGCCGCCAGTAGCCCAGGGCGATGGACTCCCCGCGGACGTACAGCGCCCCCGGCACGCCGTCGGGCACCTGCGCGCCTTCGGCGTCGCGCAGCTCGATGTCGTAGCCGGGCACCGGCACGCCGGTCGTGCCGGGGCGCACCTCACCGGGCCGGTTCGACAGGAAGATGTGCAGCGCCTCGGTGGAGCCGATGCCGTCGATGACCTCGACGCCGAAGCGCCCGGTGAACCGCTCCTGCAGCGGCGCGGGCAGCGCCTCCCCCGCCGAGGCGGCCAGGCGTACCGACGTGAAGGTGTCCTCGGGCAGGTCGGCGGCCAGCAGCGCGGCGTAGAAGGTGGGGACGGCGAAGAACAACGTCGGCCGGTCCGCGGCCATGCGCGAGGCCGTCACGGCGGGGTTGGGGCGGCGCGGCTCCAGCACTGTCGAGGCCCCGGCCGAGAGCGGGAAGAACATCGAGTTGCCGATGCCGTAGGCGAAGAAGAGTTTGGCGATGGAGAAGCAGACGTCGCCGGGGCCGATGCCGAGCACCTGGTCGCCGTAGGTCCGGCAGACGTGGCGGATGTTGGCGTGGCGGTGCATGGCGCCCTTGGGCACGCCGGTGGTGCCGGAGGTGTAGAGCCACAGGGCCCAGGAGTCCTCCTGGGTGACGGCGGGCTCGCGCGAGTGGCCGTCGCCCCCCTTGAGCAGCTCGGCCCACGTCATGGACGTGTCGCCCGGCGGGGCGTCGCCGTCCCACACCAGGTGGCGCACTTCGGGCGCCAGGGTGAGGGCTTCCTGGACCTGGGGAGCGTAGTCGGCGCTCGCCACGACCACGGCGGCGCCGGAGTCGGCGATGATCGTGCCGAGCTCCTTGGCTCCCAGCATGGTGGAGACGGGCACGGCCACGAACCCGCCGCAGAAGGCGGCGAGGATCCCGGCGAACATCGGCACGTCGTCGTTGGTGACGAACACGACGCGGTCGTCGCGCCGCAGGCCGAGAGAGCGCAGCCCGGCGGTGACGGTCCCGACGACCTCCGACAGCTCGGCGTAGGTGAGGGTGGCGGCGCCGCGCACGGCCATCCGGCCGCCGTGGCCCTCCTGGACGTGGCGGTGGACGAGCCAGGTTCCCGCGTTGAACTCGGTCATGGTCAGACCCGCCCGAGGTCGTAGTCGCCCTTGCGGCCGGTGCCGTAGCGGCGCAGGGCGCCGTCGGGGCCGGAGGCGTTCGGCCGGATGAAGATCCAGTTCTGCCAGGCGGTGAGCCGTCCGAAGATCTTCGTCTCCAGCGTCTCGGGGCCGACGAAGCGGTGGTTGGCCTCCATGCCGGTCAGCGCGTCGGGCGAGAGCGAGGCGCGTTCCTCCAGGACGATCCGCAGCTCCTCTTCGAAGTCGATGTCGTCCAGGGCCAGCGTGACCAGTCCGAGCTCCACCGCGGCGGCCGCGTCCAGCGGCTCGCCGATCCTGGCGCGCACGGCCTGCAGGTCCTCCTCATGGCCCCAGAAGCGCGACTGCAGGCGGGACAGGCCGTTGCCCATGGGGTAGTCGCCGTCGTTGACCGGGGTGAGCACGATGGTGGCGGGGACGGCATCGTCGTCGCGGTCCTCGTAGACGCCCTCCAGCATGTACTGCCGGTCGGCGGCCAGGGCCAGCTCGGCCAGCAGTCCGGCGAAGGCCGTGCCCGGCTCGATGACGGCGATGAGGCTGCGGCTGGTGACGTCGAGGCGCTTGAGCGTGCGCTTGTAGTAGTGGCGCACCTCGTTGACGAACCAGTCGCCGGTCAGCTCGCGCAGCTGGGCGTCGTAGGCCAGCACCCGCTCGTGATCGCCTGCCGCCCGCAGGACCCAGATGCCCAGATCCAGCTCATTGGTCCGCAGGTGCAGAATAAGGTCGTCCAGCGCCCGCGTCACGGCGAGCGGCCAGTAGTCGGCGCCCTGGGCCGCGGGGTCGGCCGGCGGGGCGTCGTGGGGGCCGCTCACGGTGATCTCGACGAGGCGGGCGGCCCGGTCGATCCGCGCCGACAGATACGGGTAGGTGATCACGTCGCCCTCATCCTTGCGGTCGAGCGGCGTCAGCGCCACGCCCTTCGCCTCCGAAGGCCGCTGGGACGTCGCCGCGGCGGCCGCGGCGCGCCTGGCGACCTCCTCGTCCAGGGCGTTACGCGGGACGGAGGCGTCCACCAGGCCCCACTCCACGGCCGTGCCGCCGCGGAAACCCTCGGACTTGGTGGCGAAGAGGTCGGCGCGGTCCTTGCGCACGTGGCGCTTGTCCACGACGCGGGTCAGGCCGCCGGTGCCGGGCAGCACGCCGAGCAGCGGCACCTCGGGCAGGGACACGGCCGAGGACCCGTCGTCCACGAGGACGATCTGGTCGCAGGCGAGCGCGAGCTCGTAGCCGCCGCCGGCGGCGGTGCCGTTGAGCGCGGCGATCCAGGTCTGGCCGGAGTGCTCGGTCGCGTCCTCGATGCCGTTGCGGGTCTCATTGGTGAACTTACAGAAGTTGACCTTCCAGGCGTGCGTGGACTGTGCCAGCATCCTGATGTTGGCCCCGGCGCAGAACATGCGTTCCAGGCCGCCGGTCACCACGACCGCCTTGACCTCCGGGTGCTCGAAGCGCAGCCGCTGGACGAGGTCGTACAGTTCGATGTCGACGCCGAGATCGTAGGAGTTCATCTTGAGCTCGTAGCCGGGGACCAGGCCGCCGTGCTCGTCCACGCGCAGCGTGACGGTGGCCACCGCCCCGTCCACCTCGAGCTTCCAGTGACGGTAACGGTCCGGGGAGGTCGCGAAGCGAACCACCGGCGGAGCCGAATGCGTTGTTTCACTCAATGCGTGCTCCAGGAGGTGCAGGGGGGCTTGCGCCTCCAATGTTCGACGTTTCGCAGATGTATCGTCAAGTGTTTGTAGCATTTTGGGGGAACGGTACGTCACGACGCGCAGGCTTGCCTAACCTGGCAGAATGCGCCTCACCAGCGAGACTGACGACAGGAGGGCGGACGTGGCCCCGCGCGAAGCGCACACGGAGACCGGCCAGGCGGCCGAGCGCCGCCCGACCGGCGCCAGTGCGCGCTCGCTGCTGCTGACCGTCCTCGGCGAGTTCGTGCTGCCGCGCAGCGGCGAGGTCTGGACGGGCACCCTGGTCACCGCGCTCGGCGCCCTCGGTGTCGAGGAGAAGTCCGCGCGTCAGGCTCTGTCCCGCACCGCGGCCGAAGGCCTGCTCACGTCGGTGCGGCACGGCCGCAAGGTGCGCTGGAACCTGACCGAGGCCGGCGACCGGCTGCTGCGCGAGGGCACCGAACGCATCTACGGCTTCATGCGCGGGCCGCACGGGTGGGACGGCCGCTGGCTGGTCCTCACGGCCGGGGTGCCGGAGGCCCAGCGCCAGCTGCGCCACCGCCTGCGCACCAAGCTCACCTGGCTCGGGCTCGGCTCGCCCTCCCCCACGCTCTGGATCGTCCCCGACGCGTCCAAGGAGGCCGCGGTCCGGGAGGTCATCCGCGAGCTCGACCTCGCCGACCGCGCCTACGCCTGGACCGGTCCGTCGGCGGGCATCGGCGACACCGCCACGCTCATCAACGCCGCGTGGGACCTCGACGACGTGGAGAAGCGCTACCTCGGCTTCATCGAACGCTTCGAGGGCCTCCCCGTCGAGTCCGACCGCGACGCGTTCGTCAACCAGGTGCTGCTCATCCAGGAGTGGCGGCGCTTCCCGTTCCTCGATCCCGACCTGCCCGCCGAGCTGCTCGAGCACGACTGGCCCGGCCCGCGGGCGGCGGCCGTCTTCCACGACCTGCACAACCGGTGGCACCGGCGGGCCCAGGCCGAGTGGGACCGCATGGACGAAGGCGCCGCCGCCCGCTCCTAGATCTTTCTAGAGGAGACCTTCGTCGGCCAGGTGCACGTAGTCGAATTCGACCGGCTGGTCGTTGATGCCGGTCTTCGGCGGGGCGATCCAGCCGGCGAACTTGCCGTACTCGTACTCGGGGACCATCAGGCCCGCCACCGCCTCGCGGTCGGCCGGCGTGGGCAGCCACTCGTCGGTCCTGGCCTGCCAGGCGGCCTCCTCGATGACCTCGCCCTGCGGGGTCACGTGGTGTCCTGCGTACACGCCGACCTTGCGGTTGAAGCCCTCGTGCGGCAGGTACAGCCGGTCGCTGAGCCCGGCGTCCTCCAGGGCCTGGTTCCAGCGGCGCACGCCGTTGGCGCAGTCGGCGACGTACTCGTCGCGCAGGTCGAGGTTGAGCGCGCTGAGCATCGGCACGGTCTTCGTCTTGATCTGGCCGTCCTCGACGTAACGCAGCTCGCGGGTGTCTTCCAGCAGCACGTGGTCGTCCTTGCGCCGGGTCTCCATCCACCGGCCCTTCAGGCCGGAGCTGTAGTAGTTGCCGGCGTTGGTGGACTGCTCGGAGCCGAACAGGTCCATCGACACCGAGAACTGGAAGTTGAGGTATTTCTGGATGATGTCCAGCGGGATGCCGCCGTGCGGGAGGACGTCGGCCGTGCCGTGCTCCTTCATGAGCTCGGCGGTGCGCTCCAAAATCCGCTGCACGCCGGTGGTGCCCACGAACATGTGGTGGGCCTCCTCCTTCAGCATGAACTCGCAGGTACGCGCCAGCGGGTCGAACGCCGACTCCTTCAACGTCCCGAGCTGATACTTGCCGTCCCGGTCGGTGAAGTACGTGAACATGAAGAACTGCAGCCAGTCGGTGGTCGCCTCGTTGAAGGCGCCGAGGATCCGCGGCGAGTCGAGGTCGCCCGAGTTGCGCTTGAGCAGCTGCTCGGCCTCCTCGCGCCCCTCCCTGCCGAAGTAGGCGTGCAGGAGGTAGACCAT includes:
- a CDS encoding benzoate-CoA ligase family protein, translating into MTEFNAGTWLVHRHVQEGHGGRMAVRGAATLTYAELSEVVGTVTAGLRSLGLRRDDRVVFVTNDDVPMFAGILAAFCGGFVAVPVSTMLGAKELGTIIADSGAAVVVASADYAPQVQEALTLAPEVRHLVWDGDAPPGDTSMTWAELLKGGDGHSREPAVTQEDSWALWLYTSGTTGVPKGAMHRHANIRHVCRTYGDQVLGIGPGDVCFSIAKLFFAYGIGNSMFFPLSAGASTVLEPRRPNPAVTASRMAADRPTLFFAVPTFYAALLAADLPEDTFTSVRLAASAGEALPAPLQERFTGRFGVEVIDGIGSTEALHIFLSNRPGEVRPGTTGVPVPGYDIELRDAEGAQVPDGVPGALYVRGESIALGYWRRTDASRTVFAGEWLNTGDTYVRSPDGYYTCLGRSNDLLKAGGIWVSPTEVESRLLEHPQVAEAAVVGVADENGLDKPVACVVTRGGVTAEELVQWCRDGLASFKRPRHVVFLDQLPKTATGKIQRFKVRELLVHREVRG
- the boxC gene encoding 2,3-epoxybenzoyl-CoA dihydrolase — translated: MVRFATSPDRYRHWKLEVDGAVATVTLRVDEHGGLVPGYELKMNSYDLGVDIELYDLVQRLRFEHPEVKAVVVTGGLERMFCAGANIRMLAQSTHAWKVNFCKFTNETRNGIEDATEHSGQTWIAALNGTAAGGGYELALACDQIVLVDDGSSAVSLPEVPLLGVLPGTGGLTRVVDKRHVRKDRADLFATKSEGFRGGTAVEWGLVDASVPRNALDEEVARRAAAAAATSQRPSEAKGVALTPLDRKDEGDVITYPYLSARIDRAARLVEITVSGPHDAPPADPAAQGADYWPLAVTRALDDLILHLRTNELDLGIWVLRAAGDHERVLAYDAQLRELTGDWFVNEVRHYYKRTLKRLDVTSRSLIAVIEPGTAFAGLLAELALAADRQYMLEGVYEDRDDDAVPATIVLTPVNDGDYPMGNGLSRLQSRFWGHEEDLQAVRARIGEPLDAAAAVELGLVTLALDDIDFEEELRIVLEERASLSPDALTGMEANHRFVGPETLETKIFGRLTAWQNWIFIRPNASGPDGALRRYGTGRKGDYDLGRV
- a CDS encoding PaaX family transcriptional regulator — translated: MRLTSETDDRRADVAPREAHTETGQAAERRPTGASARSLLLTVLGEFVLPRSGEVWTGTLVTALGALGVEEKSARQALSRTAAEGLLTSVRHGRKVRWNLTEAGDRLLREGTERIYGFMRGPHGWDGRWLVLTAGVPEAQRQLRHRLRTKLTWLGLGSPSPTLWIVPDASKEAAVREVIRELDLADRAYAWTGPSAGIGDTATLINAAWDLDDVEKRYLGFIERFEGLPVESDRDAFVNQVLLIQEWRRFPFLDPDLPAELLEHDWPGPRAAAVFHDLHNRWHRRAQAEWDRMDEGAAARS
- the boxB gene encoding benzoyl-CoA 2,3-epoxidase subunit BoxB, with translation MSTDSRTGAAPAPAGPLSRVDYSERIPNNVNLAGDRRLQRALEGWQPKFLDWWKQLGPALPTKDVYLRTAVAVGRDGWAHFEHVPMDEYRWGIFLAERDPDRKVNFGKHKGEPAWQEVPGEHRADLMRLIVVQGDTEPASVEQQRILGNTAPSIYDLRNLFQVNVEEGRHLWAMVYLLHAYFGREGREEAEQLLKRNSGDLDSPRILGAFNEATTDWLQFFMFTYFTDRDGKYQLGTLKESAFDPLARTCEFMLKEEAHHMFVGTTGVQRILERTAELMKEHGTADVLPHGGIPLDIIQKYLNFQFSVSMDLFGSEQSTNAGNYYSSGLKGRWMETRRKDDHVLLEDTRELRYVEDGQIKTKTVPMLSALNLDLRDEYVADCANGVRRWNQALEDAGLSDRLYLPHEGFNRKVGVYAGHHVTPQGEVIEEAAWQARTDEWLPTPADREAVAGLMVPEYEYGKFAGWIAPPKTGINDQPVEFDYVHLADEGLL